DNA sequence from the Methanofollis formosanus genome:
TGAAGAAGGGAGAGAGATGGGTTTTGACGCCATTCCCGTCAAATTCAGGAGTGTCGATCCGGACAGTCTCGTGCTCCATACTGTTGTGCTTGAGCATCCTCAGGACCGATCATCGATCGAAGGGATACGGATTCAGGCCCTTGTGGGAATGGATATTCTCGGTATCCGGGATCTCATTTCAGAATGTACCATCTCCGAGAGATGAAATATCGGCCTTGCAGGATCGGGCATGATGCGAGAGCATGCCTCAGGCATACGTCATGAAAATCGCTCAGAGCAGCGTTTCGTGGTGTGGAGGGATCCTTGCTTTTCACCCACGATATGGCAACGGGTTGGAACAATGCTCAATCGCCGCCCCTCGGCTATCTTCGTCGTGGGGGGTTCGGGGGGTGCAACCCCCCGGCGCGAGATTACATGAAAGATTCTATGATATGGGGCGGCACGCCTGATCATCACGCCTTCCCATACCCTCCCGCCGGGGGCTCTGCCCCCGGACTCCCGGGATGGCGATAGGGCCGGGAAGGCCGAGAGAAGACCATGAAGATGGGTTGCGATCCTCTCAATCTTCATCGGTGGGAGGTCAAGGGGGGACGACCGGAGGGAGTCAAGAAGATCTCTGATCTTTGAGCGGCCAGCCCCCCGGCGGAGGGTATGCTTTCAAGATTCCTGGGAAGAAGATCTTCGATTCGGGAGACTTCCGGGATCGGAAGGGTGACATCCTATCGGTCGCTATAGACTCTGCCATGGGAGCCACGACGGTGTGGATGTCACCCGAAACCAAGAAGCGGCTGAAGGAGATGAAGCGGCATCCCCGGGAGACCTACGAGGACGTGATCCTCAGGCTGATCGACACCGCCGAAGACCCCGAGCCCCTCAGCGACGAGGCGATCCGGGGGATTGAAGAGTCACGCAAAGACATCAGAGCCGGCCGCCTTCTCCCCCTCGATGAGGCCCGCGCAGAACTTCGGGCTGCATGGCGTACCGAAGATCCAGAATGATGTGTCGATGATCGTGGTGGTCGAAGTGGGCCACCGATCAAAGCATGCGGTCGCCCCCTCTTGATCCTCCACGTTGCGGCCTCCCCCAATCGCCGTCGTGGGGGGAACGAGCGTTCGTGAGTTCGAGAAGACGGAGTCTTCGAATGCCGGGGTTCCCCCCGGCAGAGCCCATGAGCACACTCACCTGATCCGCCACTCCGCCCCCGCCTCATCCCCGGCACACACCGGATTTTTTCCCTCTCCTGCTCCCCTCCTCCCTCCCGCCGTCCCCACAAGTTCATTTCCTCTCGGGCCGCAAGGTACACCACCATGCATCGTGATCTGCTGCGGCGAGGCAGACTCAGTGACGACCGTACCGGCGAGGTAATGCACTTCCTCTCCTCGATGACGGCCGATCACTGGATCGCCGAGATGGATATCCAGGTGGACATGGCCCACCTCCTGATGCTCCGGGAGAAGGAGATCATCGGGGAGGACGCGGCCAGGGCGCTGATGGGCGCGCTGCTTTCGTTCCACGAGGACGGCGTCCCCGAAGAGGCCTACGACGAATGTTTTGAGGACATCCACGCCGGGAAAGAGGCGGCGCTCATCGCCCGCGTCGGCGAGGAGTTCGGCGGCCGCCTGCACATGGGCCGGTCCAGGAACGACGAGGTGGCGACCTGCATCAGGATGCGCCTGCGCGAAGAACTGCTCGGGTGTATGGCGGCGGTCTGCGACCTCAGACGGGTGCTGCTCGACCTGGCCGCGGCGCACCGCGAGACGATCATGCCGGGCTTCACGCACCTCCAGCACGCCCAGCCGACCACCCTCGCTCACCACCTCCTCGCCTACGAGGCGGCCTTCGGGCGGGACTTCGGGCGGCTCGCCGACGCCTACGGCCGGGTGAACGAGTGTCCCCTCGGTGCGGCGGCCTTCGCCTCCACCGGATACCCCATCGACCGGGCGATGACCGCCGGCCTCCTCGGGTTCGAGCGGCCGATGGGCAACTCGATGGACGCCGTCGCCACCCGCGACTTCGCCCTCGAAAGCCTCTCGGCCTGCACCGTGATGATGACCAACGCGAGCCGTCTCTGCGAGGAGATGGTCGTCTGGTCGAGTGCCTTCGTCCGGTTCGTGCAGCTCGCCGACGGTTACTCCTCCACCAGTTCGATCATGCCCCAGAAGAAGAACCCGGACACCGCCGAGATCATGCGGGCAAAGGCCGGGACCGTCGCCGGGGCGCTCGCCGGGGCGACGACCATCACGAAAGGGCTCCCGATGAGCTACAACCGCGACCTCCAGGAACTCACCCCCCACCTCTGGCGGGGCGTCGCCGCCGCGCGCGAGAGTCTGGTCGTCCTGGCCGGGATGCTCTCCACCGCGACCTTCGATACCGACCGGATGGCCGCGGAGTCTGACCGCGGCTTCTCGACCGCGACCGAACTCGCCGACGTCCTGGTCCGCGAGTACGGTCTGCCCTTCAGGACGGCGCACTCGGTCGTCGGCCGCGCCGTGAAACAGGGCGCCCTCGACCTCGCCACCCTGGAAGCGGCGGCCGAGGAGGTCGCCGGGCTCTCGCTCACCGAGCGGGGCCTCACCGCCGAACGGGTGGCCGCCGCCCTCGATCCGGCGATCAGCGTCGCCGAACGCAACGCCATCGGCGGCCCGGCACCCGACGAGACGGCGCGGGCCGTGGCGGCACGGAACACAGACCTTGCGGCCGACGAGGCCGCGACCGCCGGGCTGGCGAAAGCCATCGAGACGGCCCTCGCCCGCCTGGTCGACGAAGCCAGGAGGCTCGCAGAAGCATGAGTACCTATATGACCGGCGACATCGTCGCCGCCTCCGCCCGGGGCCACCCGGTGGAAGGGATCTATATCACCGACCGCGACGGCATGGCGGTCCTCAAACTGAAGAGCGGCTACAACATCGGCGTGGACCATGAGACCTGCACCCTGGTGCGGCGTGCCGGCGACCAGCCCGCCCCCGCGGTCCCGACGGTGACGCAGGACGAGAACCTGCCAGAACTCGCGATCATCTCCACCGGCGGCACCATCGCCTCCAAGATCGACTACCGCACCGGCGCCGTCACCAGCCAGTTCACCGCCGACGACATCCTCAGGGCGGTGCCCGGCCTCACCACGGTCGCGCGATACCGCGCCGAGGTGCTCGCCACCATCCTCTCCGAGAACATGACCCCGTCCACCTGGCAGGCCCTGGCCAGGGCGGCGCACGCCGCCGTCAGCGACGGGGCGAAAGGCGTCATCGTCACCCACGGCACCGACACCCTGGCCTACTCGGCCTCGGCCCTCTCCTTCATGCTCGACACCCCGGCCCCGGTCGTCTTCGTCGGGTCGCAGCGGTCGGCCGACCGCCCGAGCAGCGACAACGTGATGAACGCCATGTGTGCGGCCGCCGCCGCACGGAGCGACCTGGGCGAGGTGGCGGTGGCGATGCACGCCACCACCGACGACGACCTCTGCGCCGTCCACCGCGGGACGAGAGTGAGAAAGATGCACACCTCCCGCCGCGACGCCTTCCAGAGCCACGAGATGGCGCCGGTCGCCACCGTCGCCTACCCCTCGCTCAAGGTCGACCTCTCCCCCGAGGCGGTCCGCCGGGGCGAGACCGAACCGGCGCTGCACGCCGACCTCG
Encoded proteins:
- a CDS encoding DUF7557 family protein, with amino-acid sequence MSGQPPGGGYAFKIPGKKIFDSGDFRDRKGDILSVAIDSAMGATTVWMSPETKKRLKEMKRHPRETYEDVILRLIDTAEDPEPLSDEAIRGIEESRKDIRAGRLLPLDEARAELRAAWRTEDPE
- the argH gene encoding argininosuccinate lyase, whose product is MHRDLLRRGRLSDDRTGEVMHFLSSMTADHWIAEMDIQVDMAHLLMLREKEIIGEDAARALMGALLSFHEDGVPEEAYDECFEDIHAGKEAALIARVGEEFGGRLHMGRSRNDEVATCIRMRLREELLGCMAAVCDLRRVLLDLAAAHRETIMPGFTHLQHAQPTTLAHHLLAYEAAFGRDFGRLADAYGRVNECPLGAAAFASTGYPIDRAMTAGLLGFERPMGNSMDAVATRDFALESLSACTVMMTNASRLCEEMVVWSSAFVRFVQLADGYSSTSSIMPQKKNPDTAEIMRAKAGTVAGALAGATTITKGLPMSYNRDLQELTPHLWRGVAAARESLVVLAGMLSTATFDTDRMAAESDRGFSTATELADVLVREYGLPFRTAHSVVGRAVKQGALDLATLEAAAEEVAGLSLTERGLTAERVAAALDPAISVAERNAIGGPAPDETARAVAARNTDLAADEAATAGLAKAIETALARLVDEARRLAEA
- the gatD gene encoding Glu-tRNA(Gln) amidotransferase subunit GatD — encoded protein: MSTYMTGDIVAASARGHPVEGIYITDRDGMAVLKLKSGYNIGVDHETCTLVRRAGDQPAPAVPTVTQDENLPELAIISTGGTIASKIDYRTGAVTSQFTADDILRAVPGLTTVARYRAEVLATILSENMTPSTWQALARAAHAAVSDGAKGVIVTHGTDTLAYSASALSFMLDTPAPVVFVGSQRSADRPSSDNVMNAMCAAAAARSDLGEVAVAMHATTDDDLCAVHRGTRVRKMHTSRRDAFQSHEMAPVATVAYPSLKVDLSPEAVRRGETEPALHADLEERCGLLYFYPGMPEEAVRVYEDFKGLVIAGTGLGHVSSGCIGALREMVDAGTTVVMTSQCLHGRVCDRVYDTGRDLLAAGVVEGEDMLPETALTKLMWVLGNVDDTEEARRLMATDLKGEIKRRSDYGL